From Deinococcus sp. HSC-46F16, the proteins below share one genomic window:
- a CDS encoding cell wall metabolism sensor histidine kinase WalK, with translation MRLFPRLLLNHLVVVTVTAAVLLVAAELAAHPFIQRHVQEMIDLIGPEGGVLREDLTHGMRDTLTRALMAALPLALLVATVTAWVAARRVTASVRSLQAGSRSIASGEYSRRLPETGQDELAGLARSFNTMAGALERVEQTRVELIGNVAHELRTPVAAVRGYAEAAQDGVLPSEQALNAIAREVAGMERLVHDLSLVSRVESGRVDLHLTAVPVSDLLVQARERFQMAFEDRGITLQMNTPPPEIRVHVDPQRAQQVLANLLSNALRYTPPGGKAWVSAAVQGRHLTISVTDTGPGIAPEHLERVFERFFRADLARTRGDGSGVGLTIARGLARAMQGDLRVNSRPGQGASFHWRMPLSPELPHPQ, from the coding sequence ATGCGCCTGTTTCCACGCTTGCTGCTCAACCACCTGGTGGTCGTCACGGTGACGGCTGCCGTCCTGCTGGTCGCGGCGGAGCTGGCGGCCCATCCGTTCATTCAGCGGCACGTGCAGGAGATGATCGACCTCATCGGCCCCGAGGGGGGAGTGCTGCGGGAGGACCTCACGCACGGAATGCGGGACACCCTGACCCGGGCCCTGATGGCCGCGCTGCCCCTGGCCCTTCTGGTGGCCACCGTCACCGCCTGGGTAGCGGCCCGGCGCGTGACGGCCTCGGTGCGGTCACTTCAGGCGGGCAGTCGGTCCATCGCCAGCGGCGAGTACAGCCGCCGCCTGCCCGAGACCGGGCAGGACGAGCTGGCGGGCCTCGCGCGGAGTTTCAATACCATGGCGGGTGCCCTGGAGCGGGTAGAGCAGACACGGGTGGAATTGATCGGCAACGTGGCGCATGAGTTGCGAACGCCTGTGGCAGCGGTGCGCGGGTACGCGGAGGCCGCTCAGGATGGAGTCTTGCCCTCGGAGCAGGCCCTGAACGCCATCGCACGGGAGGTGGCCGGCATGGAACGTCTCGTCCATGACCTCAGCCTGGTCAGCCGTGTCGAAAGCGGGCGGGTGGACCTGCACCTCACGGCGGTTCCGGTGAGTGACCTGCTCGTGCAGGCCCGGGAGCGTTTCCAGATGGCCTTTGAGGACCGGGGGATCACGCTGCAGATGAACACGCCACCCCCCGAAATCAGGGTCCACGTCGATCCCCAGCGCGCTCAACAGGTACTCGCGAACTTGCTGAGCAATGCACTCAGGTACACCCCGCCGGGCGGAAAGGCGTGGGTCTCGGCGGCCGTGCAAGGGCGGCACCTGACCATCTCGGTCACAGACACAGGACCGGGAATTGCCCCGGAGCACCTCGAGCGCGTCTTCGAGCGTTTCTTCCGTGCGGACCTTGCCCGGACACGGGGTGATGGGAGTGGCGTGGGGCTGACGATCGCCCGCGGTCTGGCCCGGGCGATGCAGGGCGACCTCAGGGTGAATTCCAGGCCCGGACAAGGGGCCTCCTTCCACTGGAGAATGCCCCTGAGCCCGGAGCTGCCACACCCGCAGTGA
- a CDS encoding ferritin-like domain-containing protein, which translates to MSNDTQGTSTRRKFLGMAGLMGAGAVLSGCTNVIATTPRKANLDAAIFNFALNLEYLEAAFYLAAVGRLDELTAAGGDAGKVILPAGFTGRGGATVPGLTGDMLAMANEIADDELAHVRFIRTVLGANAVAQPRLDLGPAFDAAGRAASGGAITGFNPYANELFFLHGAFIFEDVGVTAYKGAARLIFDDSANGNLEQAAGILAVESYHAGSIRTQLYRRRGEAAAAGLNVEAVVQAISNLRDSVDGADDRDQGVTATGNAGVPARSANIVPTDANAVAFSRTPRQVANIVFLSQGTAKGGFFPDGLSGNSVTGDYSALLRL; encoded by the coding sequence ATGAGCAACGACACGCAAGGCACGAGCACCCGCCGCAAGTTCCTGGGGATGGCTGGCCTGATGGGCGCGGGCGCCGTGCTGTCCGGCTGCACCAACGTGATCGCCACGACGCCGCGCAAGGCCAACCTCGACGCCGCCATCTTCAACTTCGCCCTCAACCTCGAATACCTCGAAGCGGCCTTCTACCTCGCGGCGGTCGGCCGCCTCGACGAGCTGACGGCGGCGGGCGGCGACGCGGGCAAGGTCATCCTGCCTGCGGGCTTTACTGGACGCGGCGGCGCCACCGTGCCCGGCCTGACCGGCGACATGCTGGCGATGGCGAACGAGATCGCCGACGACGAGCTGGCGCACGTGCGCTTCATCCGCACCGTGCTGGGGGCGAATGCCGTCGCGCAGCCCCGGCTGGACCTCGGCCCGGCCTTTGACGCGGCGGGGCGGGCGGCCTCGGGTGGGGCGATCACCGGCTTCAACCCCTACGCGAACGAGCTGTTCTTCCTGCACGGCGCATTTATCTTCGAGGACGTGGGCGTGACCGCCTACAAGGGCGCGGCCCGCCTCATCTTCGACGACAGCGCGAACGGCAACCTCGAACAGGCCGCCGGAATCCTGGCGGTCGAGTCCTACCACGCCGGGTCCATCCGCACCCAGCTTTACCGCCGCCGGGGCGAGGCCGCCGCCGCAGGGCTGAACGTGGAAGCGGTCGTGCAGGCGATCAGCAACCTTCGCGACTCGGTCGACGGTGCGGACGACCGCGACCAGGGCGTCACCGCGACCGGCAACGCGGGCGTTCCTGCCCGCAGCGCCAACATCGTGCCCACCGACGCGAACGCGGTGGCCTTCAGCCGCACCCCGCGTCAGGTAGCGAACATCGTCTTCCTGTCGCAGGGCACGGCGAAGGGAGGCTTCTTCCCCGACGGCCTGAGCGGGAACAGCGTGACGGGCGACTACAGCGCTCTGCTGCGGCTGTAA
- the tatC gene encoding twin-arginine translocase subunit TatC — MTRPVSPPPPGELHSAPLLDHLEELRKRLLYSLVFLALGMVAAFQYRFQLIELIKAPLRASEQFQLGNVKLVTVNLTDQFLLSLQLSFWAGLALALPLILWQVWAFIAPGLYAHERRWALPFILGAGLSFLAGAAFGYTFVLPAMVRFLLDFLGGTVEQMQSLANLVGLFTSFLIAFGLAFEMPILAVILTRIGLVNHVMLRRAWRIALVVVLLFAAFITPTPDPFNMLLVGVPLYALYELGILLSRLFRVVPQEDEAALGA; from the coding sequence ATGACGAGGCCCGTGTCTCCGCCCCCACCGGGTGAACTCCACAGTGCCCCGCTGCTGGACCATCTGGAGGAACTGCGTAAGCGGCTGCTCTACAGCCTGGTTTTCCTGGCCCTGGGCATGGTGGCCGCGTTTCAGTACCGCTTTCAACTCATCGAGCTGATCAAGGCGCCGCTGCGGGCCTCCGAGCAGTTCCAGCTCGGCAACGTGAAGCTCGTGACGGTCAACCTCACCGACCAGTTTCTGCTGAGCCTGCAACTGTCGTTCTGGGCGGGGCTGGCGCTTGCCCTGCCGCTGATCCTGTGGCAGGTGTGGGCTTTTATCGCGCCGGGCCTGTACGCCCACGAGCGGCGCTGGGCGCTGCCCTTCATCCTGGGAGCGGGGCTGTCTTTCCTGGCGGGGGCGGCGTTCGGGTATACGTTCGTGCTGCCCGCGATGGTGCGCTTTCTGCTGGACTTTCTGGGCGGCACGGTCGAGCAGATGCAGAGCCTCGCCAATTTGGTGGGGCTCTTTACCAGCTTCCTGATCGCCTTCGGGCTGGCCTTCGAGATGCCCATTCTGGCGGTGATCCTCACGCGCATCGGGCTGGTCAACCACGTGATGTTGCGCCGGGCCTGGCGCATTGCTCTGGTCGTAGTGCTGCTGTTCGCAGCCTTTATCACGCCCACGCCGGACCCCTTCAACATGCTGCTGGTGGGCGTGCCGCTGTACGCCCTGTACGAGCTGGGCATCCTGCTCTCGCGCCTCTTCCGGGTGGTGCCGCAGGAGGACGAGGCCGCGCTGGGCGCTTGA
- a CDS encoding twin-arginine translocase TatA/TatE family subunit — protein sequence MPNIGAAELMMIAVVALLVFGPRKLPELGRTVGQALREFRRTTAQVTDELRGGLEDVRDRP from the coding sequence ATGCCCAATATCGGAGCTGCTGAACTGATGATGATCGCGGTGGTCGCGTTGCTGGTCTTCGGCCCGCGCAAGCTGCCCGAACTCGGCCGGACGGTGGGGCAGGCCCTGCGTGAATTCCGCCGCACCACTGCCCAAGTCACCGACGAACTGCGCGGCGGGCTGGAGGACGTGCGCGACCGTCCGTGA
- a CDS encoding anti-sigma factor domain-containing protein produces MTPDRDDLLAYALGTLSPAEAARVEAELARDPALRAELRADLDALALLLDDLDPAAVPLPAGAEDALLARVRAEGGPVPHVAPAPLPPARPPRRWPIAVGLVAALALVFALLPRPQPDPLEAYLETPGAVERSLEADGERVGTLVRLPEGRVYVHLSRPLPPERTYQLWRIENGTPVSLGTFERGLLVTLAPGSTLAVSVEPPGGSPQPTTPPLFVQPL; encoded by the coding sequence ATGACGCCCGACCGCGACGACCTGCTGGCCTACGCCCTGGGGACCCTCTCCCCGGCGGAGGCGGCGCGGGTTGAGGCCGAGCTGGCCCGCGACCCGGCGCTGCGGGCCGAGCTGCGGGCTGACCTGGACGCGCTCGCGCTGCTGCTGGACGACCTCGACCCGGCGGCGGTGCCGCTGCCCGCTGGGGCCGAGGACGCGCTGCTGGCGCGGGTGCGGGCGGAGGGGGGGCCTGTGCCGCACGTGGCCCCGGCCCCTCTCCCGCCCGCCCGCCCGCCGCGCCGCTGGCCAATTGCTGTGGGCCTCGTCGCCGCGCTGGCGCTGGTGTTTGCGTTGCTGCCGCGCCCGCAGCCTGACCCGCTGGAGGCGTACCTGGAAACACCCGGCGCCGTCGAGCGGTCCCTGGAGGCGGACGGCGAGCGCGTCGGAACCCTGGTGCGGCTGCCGGAGGGCCGGGTCTACGTGCACCTCTCGCGCCCCCTGCCCCCCGAGCGGACCTATCAACTGTGGCGCATCGAGAACGGCACGCCCGTTTCCCTGGGGACCTTCGAGCGCGGCCTGCTGGTCACCCTGGCCCCCGGTTCCACCCTGGCGGTCAGCGTGGAGCCGCCCGGAGGCAGCCCGCAGCCCACGACCCCCCCGCTGTTCGTGCAGCCGCTCTGA
- a CDS encoding penicillin-binding protein 2: MQRRQYPQGTVAAQLVGFVGAAGGLEGLERVYDAQLQRGETLNLTLDTRVQAAVEQILADAVARTDAQYATAIVMETRTGDIKAMASTPGFDANAWRGASPDRWRNRAALDEYEPGSVVKALTVAALLNEGRTTPDTVYDTPMWRRYAGATINDIVGHPKRLKTRQILRYSSNVGMTRLAEDVPPAVLHRYFTAYGFGQPGPLALPSGDGLLLEAEDWGALSQATMSFGQGLTVTTLQLVAAFNVIANNGLYVSPQLILGKRPQARRVLSTATAASMREMLHSVIDEGIQSRAELPGYHVGGKTGTAQVVVDGRYSSQVFSSTFAGFVPADQPLFTVAVMVRGAKREYQGSQVAAPIFRDATATLLSLQGIPPRVERPRAQQRDKEE; this comes from the coding sequence TTGCAGCGGCGCCAGTACCCTCAAGGGACGGTGGCGGCGCAACTCGTGGGGTTCGTGGGTGCTGCCGGCGGTCTGGAAGGCCTGGAGCGCGTCTATGATGCCCAGCTCCAGCGTGGAGAGACACTGAACCTGACATTGGACACGCGGGTCCAGGCGGCGGTCGAGCAGATTCTGGCCGACGCGGTGGCCCGCACGGACGCCCAGTACGCGACGGCCATCGTGATGGAAACCCGGACCGGAGACATCAAAGCCATGGCCTCCACCCCAGGATTTGATGCCAATGCGTGGCGAGGGGCTTCCCCTGACCGTTGGCGCAACCGTGCGGCGCTGGACGAATACGAACCGGGGAGTGTGGTGAAGGCCCTGACGGTCGCGGCCCTGCTGAACGAGGGGCGGACCACACCGGACACGGTGTATGACACGCCCATGTGGCGCCGGTATGCGGGGGCCACCATCAATGACATCGTGGGGCATCCGAAGCGCCTGAAGACCCGGCAGATCCTGCGGTACTCCAGCAACGTCGGCATGACGCGTCTGGCCGAGGACGTGCCGCCCGCAGTGCTGCACCGTTACTTCACCGCGTATGGCTTCGGGCAGCCGGGGCCACTCGCGCTTCCGTCCGGAGATGGACTGCTCCTGGAGGCGGAGGACTGGGGAGCCCTCTCGCAGGCCACCATGTCGTTTGGGCAGGGACTGACCGTCACGACCCTGCAACTGGTGGCGGCCTTTAACGTGATCGCCAACAATGGGCTGTACGTCTCGCCGCAACTGATCCTCGGCAAACGTCCGCAGGCCCGGAGGGTCCTGAGCACGGCGACCGCTGCAAGCATGCGGGAGATGCTTCACAGCGTCATCGACGAGGGCATTCAATCCAGAGCCGAGCTCCCTGGGTATCACGTAGGTGGAAAGACCGGAACGGCGCAGGTTGTGGTCGACGGGCGGTACAGCAGCCAGGTGTTCTCCAGCACCTTCGCGGGGTTCGTTCCGGCAGATCAGCCGCTGTTTACGGTTGCTGTGATGGTTCGCGGCGCGAAACGCGAGTATCAGGGGTCGCAGGTGGCCGCGCCGATCTTCCGGGACGCGACGGCCACCCTGCTGTCTCTCCAGGGGATCCCCCCCAGGGTCGAGCGCCCGCGTGCTCAACAGCGGGACAAAGAGGAGTGA
- a CDS encoding Pycsar system effector family protein, with protein MISERLLATLTSVNDWLKFAETKLTVLITVNGAAAFACAQLLTNEKFPEYVKIALLSYLLLTIVSIMVALLSVTPKVRIVPRQPSVRPQDTDNLLFYGHAAHYDPQTYLERFSLLVGQTPGDTTPYDWALAQQIISNAHICLAKYTAFTWAMRATLYAIITCMVILALGALTPLY; from the coding sequence ATGATCAGTGAGCGACTGCTGGCCACGCTGACCTCCGTCAATGACTGGCTCAAATTTGCTGAGACCAAGCTCACCGTCCTGATCACAGTCAATGGCGCTGCCGCCTTTGCTTGCGCCCAGCTGCTGACGAACGAGAAATTCCCTGAATACGTAAAGATTGCCCTGCTCAGCTACCTCCTCCTGACCATCGTCTCGATCATGGTGGCATTGCTCAGCGTCACACCCAAGGTCCGGATCGTGCCCCGCCAGCCGAGTGTCAGACCGCAGGACACTGACAATCTTCTCTTCTACGGTCACGCGGCTCACTACGACCCTCAGACTTATCTGGAACGGTTCTCCCTCCTGGTTGGTCAAACGCCCGGCGACACGACCCCGTACGATTGGGCTTTGGCCCAGCAGATCATCTCCAACGCCCACATCTGCCTGGCCAAGTACACGGCCTTCACGTGGGCCATGCGGGCGACGCTCTACGCCATCATCACCTGCATGGTCATTCTGGCTCTTGGAGCTTTGACACCGCTCTACTGA
- a CDS encoding adenylate/guanylate cyclase domain-containing protein, translating into MDQTGQVTGQSVERLHVCRTRNDSPCYHQGVALINFLQQVDVDVEIVLAEDYEIEITRTRHVPNFDDPFITYDNLNENKKKCKLLESCVLYVDIRNSASISVSNQSERLAKMYSAFVKNMIAAARYYGGHVRNIIGDRVMIVFDRENCFINAYRTATLMNSIAQHIIDKKIEGIDFKCGIGIDYGQMLIVKGGAIRRGGETEFYRTLVWLGRPANVASRLTDLGNKTVTRKKDMVYQGFHYPLTDKWHWDDSLTPRQFLDKLKPTYSKTLLHSEEYFSSFFVAPQTSQITHKPILVTQEVYDGLLAEHANDPIVKAGYFKETSIKIKEYSGRIYGADVIFTAVNSL; encoded by the coding sequence GTGGACCAGACAGGCCAGGTCACTGGGCAGAGTGTTGAACGCCTGCATGTTTGCCGGACGCGAAATGACTCGCCTTGCTACCATCAGGGTGTGGCGCTTATTAATTTCCTGCAACAGGTTGATGTAGACGTTGAGATTGTCCTTGCCGAGGATTATGAGATAGAAATCACGCGCACAAGACACGTCCCCAACTTCGACGACCCTTTTATTACCTACGACAACCTCAATGAGAATAAGAAGAAATGTAAGTTGCTTGAGAGCTGTGTTCTTTACGTCGACATTAGAAATTCTGCGAGTATCAGCGTGTCGAACCAGTCCGAGCGACTTGCCAAAATGTACTCGGCATTCGTCAAGAATATGATTGCTGCGGCGCGGTACTACGGTGGTCATGTACGTAACATCATCGGTGACCGTGTAATGATCGTGTTCGATCGGGAGAACTGCTTCATCAATGCGTACCGTACGGCGACGCTTATGAATTCCATTGCACAGCATATTATCGATAAAAAGATTGAAGGTATAGATTTTAAGTGTGGGATCGGAATTGATTACGGTCAGATGTTGATCGTCAAGGGTGGCGCCATTAGGCGAGGAGGGGAGACTGAGTTCTACCGAACACTGGTTTGGCTCGGTCGACCGGCCAATGTAGCCTCAAGACTGACAGATTTGGGGAACAAGACAGTTACGCGTAAAAAAGATATGGTATATCAGGGATTTCATTATCCCTTAACGGATAAGTGGCATTGGGACGATAGTTTGACCCCACGACAATTTCTTGACAAGCTGAAGCCTACGTACTCGAAAACTCTACTTCATAGTGAAGAGTATTTCAGCAGCTTCTTTGTCGCGCCGCAAACGAGTCAAATTACGCACAAACCCATCTTGGTGACGCAGGAGGTTTACGATGGCTTACTGGCGGAGCATGCCAATGACCCAATCGTGAAGGCTGGGTATTTCAAGGAGACAAGCATCAAAATAAAGGAGTACTCAGGAAGAATCTATGGAGCCGACGTCATATTTACCGCCGTCAACAGCTTATGA
- the lgt gene encoding prolipoprotein diacylglyceryl transferase, translating to MDPVFLQIGNFTIAWYGVLITLGIVLGLLVGTRLARQRGLNVDLFNDMVLWAIIWGLVGARIVFVATSWEQFAGTPMPRLLLDIINLRQGGISIHGGLIGGILVLVYYARRYRLNFYRYADLFVPGVAFGIIGGRIGNIMNGTDTVGRVTGWPVGYRWPDSARAFHEGMCIPNPNPDMDLSRYCQEIGGQLVMTAPVHFTQLYGVFIGIVLSIAAYFWLRSHKAGWAFWQFWLWYSILRAGLEETFRLNPLAIKTYLNQGLDAPGIGLWTDTHIISVPLILLSLYMLLKIRRQPDSRPTVLTVPTPLTSARSSTESP from the coding sequence ATGGACCCTGTCTTCCTTCAGATCGGCAATTTCACGATTGCCTGGTACGGCGTGCTGATCACGCTGGGCATCGTCCTGGGGCTGCTGGTCGGCACCCGGCTGGCCCGTCAGCGTGGGCTGAACGTGGACCTTTTCAACGACATGGTGCTGTGGGCGATCATCTGGGGACTGGTGGGCGCCCGCATCGTGTTCGTGGCGACCTCGTGGGAACAGTTCGCGGGCACGCCCATGCCCCGGCTGCTGCTGGACATCATCAACCTGCGCCAGGGCGGCATCTCGATTCACGGCGGGCTGATCGGCGGGATTCTGGTGCTGGTGTATTACGCCCGGCGCTACCGGCTGAACTTCTACCGGTACGCCGACCTGTTCGTGCCCGGCGTGGCGTTCGGCATCATCGGCGGGCGCATCGGCAACATCATGAACGGCACCGACACGGTGGGCCGGGTGACCGGGTGGCCGGTCGGCTACCGCTGGCCCGACAGCGCCCGCGCCTTTCACGAGGGCATGTGCATTCCCAACCCCAACCCCGACATGGACCTCTCGCGCTACTGCCAGGAGATCGGCGGGCAGCTCGTGATGACGGCGCCCGTGCACTTCACCCAGCTGTACGGCGTGTTCATTGGCATCGTGCTGAGTATCGCTGCCTACTTCTGGCTGCGCTCGCACAAGGCGGGCTGGGCCTTCTGGCAGTTCTGGCTGTGGTACTCCATCCTGCGGGCCGGGCTGGAGGAGACCTTCCGCCTCAACCCCCTCGCGATCAAGACCTATCTCAACCAGGGCCTCGACGCCCCCGGCATCGGCCTGTGGACCGACACGCACATCATCAGCGTGCCGCTGATTCTGCTGAGCCTCTACATGCTGCTGAAAATTCGGCGCCAGCCGGACTCCCGTCCCACGGTCCTGACAGTACCCACTCCGCTCACCTCTGCCCGTTCGTCCACGGAGTCCCCATGA
- a CDS encoding response regulator transcription factor, with product MATVLIVDDDPAIVEVLTAYLAAEGHSVVMEEDGLAALPLLARADVAIIDWMLPGMTGVELTAYARREHPQLPVLLLTARGEVEDRLEGLNAGADDYVVKPFSPREVVARIRALLRRVGVRERIEAGPLTLDLAGRSVALHGQPVALSRTEFDLLATLAQHPGLVWSRERLLERVWGPEYPGVARVVDVHITAVRRKLRDDPDAPQFIETVRGLGYRFRED from the coding sequence ATGGCCACGGTCCTGATCGTGGATGATGACCCGGCCATCGTGGAGGTGCTCACGGCGTACCTCGCGGCGGAGGGTCACTCGGTGGTGATGGAGGAAGATGGCTTGGCTGCCCTGCCCCTGCTCGCCCGCGCGGACGTGGCGATCATCGACTGGATGCTGCCGGGCATGACGGGGGTGGAACTAACCGCGTACGCCCGCCGCGAGCACCCACAACTGCCGGTGCTCCTGCTCACGGCCCGGGGCGAGGTGGAGGACCGCTTGGAGGGGCTGAACGCCGGCGCGGACGATTACGTGGTCAAACCCTTCAGTCCGCGCGAGGTGGTGGCCCGTATCCGGGCCCTGTTGCGCCGGGTGGGTGTCCGGGAACGCATTGAGGCTGGGCCGCTCACGCTCGATCTGGCCGGTCGATCGGTCGCGTTGCACGGTCAACCCGTGGCATTGTCCCGCACGGAATTCGATTTGCTGGCGACGCTCGCGCAGCATCCCGGGCTGGTCTGGTCACGGGAGCGGCTGCTGGAACGGGTCTGGGGTCCAGAGTATCCGGGGGTGGCACGGGTGGTGGATGTTCACATCACGGCGGTGCGCCGCAAACTCAGGGATGATCCGGACGCCCCGCAGTTCATTGAGACCGTGCGGGGGCTGGGGTACCGCTTCCGGGAGGACTGA
- a CDS encoding protein kinase, producing the protein MTLPAALPTISTHPALFLDGLTLDGSWRVTGRATTVRGQPAGGHQSVGYFAERADGHQGFLKAIDLSRLIQAQNVMRALQEVTEQFNFEVSLLEQCCDMRLSRVVHAIDHGEHRVPGALVPVPYIIFDRADGDVRDHLEATTIDDVWLLRCVHHVAVGLHQLHTSKFAHNDIKPANVLVFAAMGSKIGDLGTAVDASGMSPHGDKAFAGSWDCAPPEVPYLAEPADAWQHGRRCDLYMLGGLITFLFTHQHFNTFLKQELSEDMMPLFWGGDFTGSFEEALPHLLGAYDRASRNVGDTLRARLPGTVATEVLQSVRELCHPEPARRGHPRNLSGLNPLGLERYISLYDRLVLKASLARARQNTP; encoded by the coding sequence ATGACGTTACCCGCGGCTTTGCCCACCATCAGCACGCACCCCGCCTTGTTTCTGGACGGGCTAACCCTGGACGGCAGTTGGCGCGTGACGGGCCGGGCGACCACAGTCAGGGGACAACCCGCGGGCGGGCATCAATCGGTCGGGTACTTCGCCGAACGCGCCGACGGGCACCAGGGGTTTCTCAAAGCCATCGACCTGTCCCGACTGATCCAGGCCCAGAACGTCATGCGGGCCCTTCAGGAGGTCACCGAGCAGTTCAATTTCGAGGTGAGCTTGCTCGAGCAGTGCTGTGATATGCGGCTGAGCCGGGTGGTGCACGCGATTGACCATGGGGAACACCGGGTTCCGGGCGCCCTCGTGCCGGTCCCGTACATCATTTTCGACCGGGCGGACGGCGATGTCCGCGACCATCTGGAAGCGACGACCATCGACGACGTCTGGCTGTTGCGGTGCGTTCATCATGTGGCGGTGGGTCTGCACCAGCTCCACACCTCGAAGTTTGCCCACAATGACATCAAACCGGCCAACGTCCTCGTGTTCGCGGCTATGGGTTCGAAAATCGGGGATCTGGGAACGGCCGTGGACGCCTCCGGCATGTCCCCGCACGGTGACAAGGCGTTCGCGGGAAGCTGGGACTGCGCGCCTCCGGAAGTGCCCTATCTGGCTGAGCCAGCAGATGCCTGGCAGCACGGGCGGCGCTGTGACCTGTACATGCTAGGTGGACTCATCACCTTCCTGTTCACGCATCAGCACTTCAATACCTTCCTGAAACAGGAGCTCTCAGAGGACATGATGCCCCTCTTCTGGGGCGGCGACTTTACCGGGTCCTTTGAGGAGGCGCTGCCGCATCTGCTGGGCGCCTACGACCGGGCCAGCCGGAACGTGGGCGACACCCTGAGGGCCCGGCTACCGGGCACAGTCGCCACCGAGGTGCTGCAGAGTGTGCGCGAGCTGTGTCATCCGGAGCCAGCACGCCGGGGGCATCCCCGGAACTTGTCTGGCCTGAATCCTCTGGGTCTGGAGCGGTACATCAGTTTGTATGACCGCCTGGTGCTGAAAGCGAGTCTGGCGCGGGCACGCCAGAACACTCCATGA
- the tatA gene encoding twin-arginine translocase TatA/TatE family subunit, protein MPGPMELILLLLVVALIFGAKKLPELGKGLGQGIREFKSETRDPAPPPQATTPLSDVTVTDVQARPLDADPAPAAAERDHRA, encoded by the coding sequence ATGCCCGGTCCCATGGAACTGATTCTGCTTCTGCTCGTCGTCGCCCTGATTTTCGGGGCCAAGAAACTGCCTGAACTCGGCAAAGGGTTGGGGCAGGGCATCCGCGAGTTCAAGAGCGAGACCCGAGACCCCGCCCCGCCCCCCCAGGCCACCACGCCCCTGAGCGACGTGACGGTCACCGACGTGCAGGCCCGCCCGCTGGACGCCGACCCTGCCCCGGCCGCCGCCGAGCGCGACCACCGCGCCTGA
- a CDS encoding RNA polymerase sigma factor, whose translation MSAEPPPAEPTDETLLRQMAGGDEAALVELHRRYVRLLTALGYRMLRQREDVDACVQDAFFNAWRHAGRFDPSRARAKTWLVSIAHHRFLQHLRDRPDAGLELADWDTPTPAPDHEGRLLAGRALGVLDPAQRELIELAYYRGHSHSELAALTGLPLGTVKSRLRSALERMRGALRPASGKGEDTP comes from the coding sequence ATGTCCGCCGAGCCGCCGCCCGCCGAACCCACCGACGAGACGCTGCTGCGGCAGATGGCCGGGGGCGACGAGGCCGCGCTGGTAGAGCTGCACCGCCGCTACGTGCGGCTGCTCACCGCCCTGGGCTACCGAATGCTGCGCCAGCGCGAGGACGTGGACGCCTGCGTGCAGGACGCCTTTTTCAATGCGTGGCGGCACGCGGGGAGATTTGACCCCTCGCGGGCACGGGCGAAGACGTGGCTGGTGAGCATCGCGCACCACCGCTTTCTCCAGCACCTGCGCGACCGCCCGGATGCAGGCCTGGAGCTGGCCGACTGGGACACGCCCACCCCCGCCCCCGACCATGAGGGCCGCTTGCTGGCGGGCCGCGCCCTGGGCGTGCTGGACCCCGCGCAGCGCGAGCTGATCGAACTGGCGTACTACCGGGGGCACTCGCACTCGGAACTTGCCGCGCTGACCGGGCTGCCGCTGGGCACGGTCAAGTCCCGCCTGCGCTCGGCGCTGGAGCGGATGCGCGGGGCGCTGCGCCCGGCATCAGGTAAAGGAGAGGACACCCCATGA